A DNA window from Micromonospora inyonensis contains the following coding sequences:
- a CDS encoding RNA polymerase sigma factor has protein sequence MTEPRHTGADVRSLTDTLIAHAQSAGGQLTSAQLARTVESAEVTPAQAKKILRALSDAGVTVVVDGSASTRRRVAAARSATPASRATTAKTTKKTAAPAPKQAPAAEEASPAPRKAAPRKAAGATAEGAAKAAPAKATKATRATKATAAPGAPAKAAGKAKGGEGPEGDIDPEELAAEIEDVVVEEPVELAQAAEADAASSASDNDFEWDDEESEALKQARRDAELTASADSVRAYLKQIGKVPLLNAEQEVELAKRIEAGLYAAERLRAAEEGEEKLTREMQRDLGWISRDGERAKNHLLEANLRLVVSLAKRYTGRGMAFLDLIQEGNLGLIRAVEKFDYTKGYKFSTYATWWIRQAITRAMADQARTIRIPVHMVEVINKLGRIQRELLQDLGREPTPEELAKEMDITPEKVLEIQQYAREPISLDQTIGDEGDSQLGDFIEDSEAVVAVDAVSFSLLQDQLQQVLQTLSEREAGVVRLRFGLTDGQPRTLDEIGQVYGVTRERIRQIESKTMSKLRHPSRSQVLRDYLD, from the coding sequence GTGACAGAACCCCGCCACACCGGCGCCGACGTACGCTCGCTCACCGACACGCTGATCGCCCACGCGCAGAGCGCCGGCGGCCAGTTGACGTCGGCCCAGCTCGCGCGCACCGTCGAGTCCGCTGAGGTGACTCCGGCCCAGGCCAAGAAGATCCTGCGCGCGCTCTCCGACGCGGGCGTGACCGTGGTGGTCGACGGTTCGGCGAGCACCCGCCGCCGGGTCGCCGCCGCCCGGTCGGCCACACCGGCGTCCCGGGCCACCACCGCCAAGACCACCAAGAAGACGGCCGCCCCGGCGCCGAAGCAGGCTCCCGCCGCCGAGGAGGCGAGCCCGGCCCCGCGCAAGGCGGCGCCCCGGAAGGCGGCCGGCGCGACCGCCGAGGGGGCCGCCAAGGCGGCACCGGCCAAGGCCACCAAGGCGACCCGGGCCACCAAGGCGACGGCCGCCCCCGGAGCCCCGGCCAAGGCCGCCGGCAAGGCCAAGGGTGGCGAGGGGCCCGAGGGCGACATCGATCCCGAGGAACTCGCCGCCGAGATCGAGGACGTGGTGGTCGAGGAGCCGGTCGAGCTGGCCCAGGCCGCCGAGGCCGACGCGGCCAGCTCCGCCAGCGACAACGACTTCGAGTGGGACGACGAGGAGTCCGAGGCCCTCAAGCAGGCCCGACGGGACGCCGAACTCACCGCCTCCGCCGACTCGGTCCGGGCATACCTCAAGCAGATCGGCAAGGTCCCGCTGCTCAACGCCGAGCAGGAGGTGGAACTCGCCAAGCGGATCGAGGCGGGGCTCTACGCCGCAGAGCGGCTGCGCGCCGCCGAGGAGGGCGAGGAGAAGCTCACCCGCGAGATGCAGCGCGACCTGGGCTGGATCTCGCGGGACGGCGAGCGGGCCAAGAACCACCTGCTGGAGGCGAACCTGCGGCTGGTGGTCTCCCTCGCCAAGCGGTACACCGGGCGGGGCATGGCCTTCCTCGACCTCATCCAGGAGGGCAACCTCGGCCTGATCCGCGCCGTCGAGAAGTTCGACTACACCAAGGGCTACAAGTTCTCCACCTACGCCACCTGGTGGATCCGCCAGGCCATCACCCGCGCCATGGCCGACCAGGCCCGAACCATCCGCATCCCGGTGCACATGGTCGAGGTGATCAACAAGCTCGGCCGCATACAGCGCGAGCTGCTCCAGGACCTGGGCCGCGAGCCCACCCCGGAGGAGCTGGCCAAGGAGATGGACATCACACCCGAGAAGGTGCTGGAGATCCAGCAGTACGCTCGGGAGCCCATCTCCCTGGACCAGACGATCGGTGACGAGGGGGACAGCCAGCTCGGTGACTTCATCGAGGACTCGGAGGCCGTGGTCGCCGTCGACGCGGTGTCGTTCTCGCTGTTGCAGGACCAGCTCCAGCAGGTCCTGCAGACGCTCTCCGAGCGTGAGGCGGGTGTGGTGCGGCTGCGCTTCGGCCTGACCGACGGTCAGCCCCGGACGCTGGACGAGATCGGCCAGGTGTACGGGGTGACCCGGGAGCGCATCCGGCAGATCGAGTCCAAGACGATGTCGAAGCTCCGGCACCCGTCCCGGTCCCAGGTGCTGCGCGACTACCTGGACTGA
- a CDS encoding DUF7455 domain-containing protein, producing the protein MTPTLTPPPETVAPPAADERCDRCNAAGKLRITLAGGSELVFCGHHANKYAEDLVKITVRYATDPEFTWRGADLMAN; encoded by the coding sequence ATGACCCCGACCCTCACGCCGCCGCCCGAGACGGTGGCTCCCCCAGCCGCCGATGAACGGTGCGACCGCTGCAATGCTGCCGGCAAGCTCCGCATCACTCTGGCTGGTGGGAGCGAGCTGGTGTTCTGTGGGCACCACGCGAACAAGTACGCGGAGGATCTCGTGAAGATCACCGTGCGGTACGCGACGGACCCGGAGTTCACCTGGCGTGGCGCCGATCTGATGGCGAACTAA
- a CDS encoding DEAD/DEAH box helicase has translation MPAPLPAIETFPPLRAWQRKALVEYLRRRDPDFTAVATPGAGKTTFALRIAAELLVDGTVDAVTVVAPTEHLKTQWALAAARVGIQLDSAFRNADLHSSADFHGAVVTYAQVGMAPHVHKRRTLTRRTLVILDEIHHAGDSRSWGDGVKAAFEPAVRRLMLTGTPFRSDDNPIPFVTYERGGDGLLRSRADSVYGYSDALRDGVVRPVLFLAYSGETRWRTNAGEELAARLGEPMTQDLVAQAWRTALDPAGDWMPQVLRAADARLTVLRTAGMSDAGGLVIASDQQTARSYAKLIEQVTGEKAAVVLSDDVGASARIASFAASNQRWMVAVRMVSEGVDIPRLAVGVYATSASTPLYFAQAIGRFVRARRTGETASVFLPSVPHLLGLASEMEAERDHVLGKPKEADGFDDDLLERAQRDDQASGELEKRFAALSATAELDQVIFDGASFGTAAQAGTPEEEEYLGLPGLLSADQVALLLSKRQAEQLAAQRRRSATRTAEPAVAAPPAPPPMNAAQRRVALRRQLNALVAARHHRTGQPHGKIHAELRRLCGGPPSAQATIEQLEERIATVQTL, from the coding sequence GTGCCTGCCCCGTTGCCGGCGATCGAGACGTTTCCGCCACTGCGTGCCTGGCAGCGCAAGGCCCTGGTGGAGTACCTGCGCCGCCGGGATCCCGACTTCACGGCGGTCGCCACCCCCGGGGCGGGTAAGACCACCTTCGCCCTGCGGATCGCGGCGGAGTTGCTTGTCGACGGCACCGTCGACGCGGTCACCGTGGTCGCCCCGACCGAGCACCTGAAGACCCAGTGGGCTCTGGCGGCGGCGCGGGTCGGCATCCAGCTCGACTCCGCCTTCCGCAATGCCGACCTGCACTCCTCCGCCGACTTCCACGGCGCGGTGGTCACCTACGCGCAGGTGGGAATGGCACCCCACGTGCACAAACGGCGCACCCTGACCCGTCGGACCCTGGTCATCCTCGACGAGATCCACCACGCTGGGGACTCCCGGTCCTGGGGTGACGGGGTGAAGGCGGCCTTCGAACCAGCGGTACGCCGGCTGATGCTCACCGGTACGCCGTTCCGCTCCGACGACAATCCCATCCCGTTCGTCACCTACGAGCGGGGCGGGGACGGCCTGCTCCGTTCCCGTGCCGACTCGGTCTACGGCTACTCCGACGCGCTCCGCGACGGCGTGGTCCGGCCGGTGCTGTTCCTGGCGTACTCGGGGGAGACCCGGTGGCGCACCAACGCGGGGGAGGAACTGGCCGCCCGGCTGGGCGAGCCGATGACCCAGGATCTCGTCGCGCAGGCCTGGCGTACCGCCCTCGACCCGGCGGGCGACTGGATGCCCCAGGTCCTGCGCGCCGCGGACGCCCGGCTGACCGTGCTGCGCACGGCGGGCATGAGCGACGCCGGTGGCCTGGTGATCGCCAGCGACCAGCAGACCGCCCGGTCGTACGCCAAGCTGATCGAACAGGTGACCGGCGAGAAGGCGGCCGTGGTCCTCTCCGACGACGTCGGCGCCTCGGCCCGGATCGCCAGCTTTGCGGCCTCCAACCAGCGCTGGATGGTCGCGGTGCGGATGGTCTCGGAGGGGGTCGACATCCCCCGCCTGGCGGTCGGCGTCTACGCGACCAGCGCCAGCACACCGTTGTACTTCGCCCAGGCGATCGGGCGGTTCGTGCGGGCCCGTCGCACCGGGGAGACCGCATCGGTCTTCCTGCCGAGCGTCCCGCACCTGCTCGGACTGGCCAGTGAGATGGAGGCCGAGCGCGACCACGTGCTCGGCAAGCCCAAGGAGGCCGACGGCTTCGACGACGACCTGCTGGAGCGGGCCCAGCGGGACGACCAGGCCAGCGGCGAGCTGGAGAAGCGTTTCGCCGCGCTGTCCGCCACCGCCGAACTCGACCAGGTGATCTTCGACGGCGCCTCGTTCGGCACCGCCGCCCAGGCCGGGACGCCGGAGGAGGAGGAGTACCTCGGTCTCCCCGGCCTGCTCTCCGCCGACCAGGTGGCGCTGCTGCTGAGCAAGCGGCAGGCCGAGCAGCTCGCCGCCCAGCGCCGGCGTTCCGCGACCCGCACGGCGGAACCGGCCGTCGCCGCGCCGCCGGCCCCGCCGCCGATGAACGCCGCCCAGCGTCGGGTGGCGCTCCGGCGGCAGCTCAACGCCCTGGTGGCCGCCCGGCACCATCGCACCGGCCAGCCCCACGGCAAGATCCACGCGGAGTTGCGTCGGCTCTGCGGCGGGCCGCCCAGCGCCCAGGCCACCATCGAGCAGCTCGAGGAACGCATCGCCACCGTCCAGACCCTCTGA
- a CDS encoding trimeric intracellular cation channel family protein, producing MTTSTALLLADLVGVAVFAASGASAAVVKRLDLFGVVFVGFVAALGGGILRDLVVDEVPPLAFADWRYATTAVLTSAVVFRWHPHLARLRTTVLVLDAAGLALFTVTGTLRALDAQVPPVGACLVGMLTGIGGGLGRDLLTGEIPVVLRREIYAVAALVGATAVAALDGLGRTGPVPLTAAAVLVFGLRLVALRRRWSAPVPVLRPPHAPDGQPPAS from the coding sequence GTGACCACCTCCACCGCCCTGCTCCTGGCCGACCTGGTCGGCGTGGCCGTCTTCGCCGCCTCCGGGGCCTCCGCCGCGGTGGTCAAACGACTCGACCTCTTCGGTGTCGTCTTCGTCGGCTTCGTCGCCGCCCTCGGCGGCGGCATCCTGCGGGACCTCGTCGTCGACGAGGTCCCCCCACTCGCCTTCGCCGACTGGCGGTACGCCACCACCGCCGTGCTCACCTCGGCGGTCGTGTTCCGGTGGCACCCCCACCTCGCCCGGTTGCGGACCACCGTGCTGGTGCTGGACGCGGCCGGGCTGGCCCTGTTCACCGTCACCGGCACGCTCCGCGCCCTGGACGCGCAGGTGCCGCCGGTCGGCGCGTGCCTGGTCGGCATGCTGACCGGGATCGGCGGCGGCCTGGGCCGGGACCTGCTCACCGGGGAGATCCCGGTCGTGCTGCGCCGGGAGATCTACGCGGTGGCCGCCCTGGTCGGGGCGACCGCGGTGGCGGCGTTGGACGGTCTCGGCCGCACCGGGCCGGTCCCGCTGACCGCCGCGGCGGTGCTGGTCTTCGGGCTCCGCCTGGTCGCCCTCCGCCGGCGCTGGTCCGCCCCGGTGCCCGTCCTCCGGCCGCCCCACGCCCCCGACGGGCAGCCGCCCGCCTCCTGA
- a CDS encoding DUF3039 domain-containing protein encodes MSTEVLERPELKDADTGPEMFHYVRKEKIAESAVMGTFVVALCGETFPVTKAAKPGSPVCPACKEIYDSWGD; translated from the coding sequence GTGAGCACAGAGGTTCTCGAGCGTCCGGAGCTGAAGGACGCCGATACCGGCCCGGAGATGTTCCACTACGTCCGGAAGGAGAAGATCGCCGAAAGTGCCGTGATGGGTACGTTCGTGGTGGCGCTCTGCGGGGAGACCTTCCCGGTGACCAAGGCGGCCAAGCCCGGTTCCCCGGTGTGTCCCGCGTGCAAGGAGATCTACGACTCCTGGGGCGACTGA
- a CDS encoding pseudouridine-5'-phosphate glycosidase: MTDFHIQHGNEVAEALRDGRPVVALESTIVSHGLPRPDNLRVARQVEQAVRDAGAVPATIGMVGGRLVVGLDDAELTRLATADGVAKLSVRDLAVAAAAGADGATTVAATSAVAAAAGIRVFATGGLGGVHREAAQSFDESADLTTLARTPIAVVCAGVKSILDVGATLERMETLGVGVVGYRTHRFPGFFVTDGGFDLDWSVDSPEQVAAVLAARAAHGLHDGGLVVANPLPVDEQLDRDLHDRTLADGLALLDRDGVTGKAVTPYLLAHFHSATEGASLVVNVRIILRNADLAARIAVAAAGTVAG, encoded by the coding sequence GTGACCGACTTTCACATTCAACACGGCAACGAGGTCGCCGAGGCGCTGCGGGACGGGCGTCCGGTGGTCGCCCTGGAGAGCACCATCGTCTCGCACGGCCTGCCCCGGCCGGACAACCTGCGGGTGGCCCGGCAGGTCGAACAGGCGGTACGCGACGCGGGGGCGGTGCCGGCGACCATCGGCATGGTGGGCGGCCGGCTGGTGGTGGGGCTCGACGACGCCGAACTGACCCGACTCGCCACCGCCGACGGCGTGGCGAAGCTCTCCGTACGCGATCTGGCGGTGGCGGCGGCGGCGGGTGCGGACGGCGCGACGACGGTCGCCGCGACCAGCGCGGTGGCCGCGGCGGCGGGGATCCGGGTCTTCGCCACCGGTGGGCTCGGCGGGGTGCACCGGGAGGCCGCGCAGTCCTTCGACGAGTCGGCCGACCTGACCACCCTGGCCCGCACCCCGATCGCGGTGGTCTGCGCCGGGGTCAAGTCGATCCTCGACGTGGGGGCGACCCTGGAGCGGATGGAGACGCTCGGCGTCGGGGTGGTCGGCTACCGTACCCACCGGTTCCCGGGCTTCTTCGTCACCGACGGCGGGTTCGACCTGGACTGGTCGGTCGACTCGCCGGAGCAGGTGGCGGCGGTGCTGGCCGCCCGCGCCGCGCACGGTCTGCACGACGGCGGGCTGGTGGTGGCCAACCCGCTTCCCGTCGACGAACAGCTCGACCGGGACCTGCACGACCGCACCCTCGCCGACGGGCTGGCCCTGCTCGACCGGGACGGGGTGACCGGCAAGGCGGTGACGCCGTACCTGCTCGCCCACTTCCACTCGGCCACCGAGGGCGCGAGCCTGGTGGTGAACGTCCGGATCATCCTGCGCAACGCGGACCTGGCCGCCCGGATCGCGGTGGCCGCCGCCGGGACCGTCGCCGGATGA
- a CDS encoding carbohydrate kinase family protein, which produces MSRPGRVVVVGDVVTDVVAVVARPLATGSDTPATIRVGGGGQAANTAAWLAEVGVPVTLVGAVGDDEAGRARVVELTRAGVDCAVTAYPDRPTGSVVVLASGEERTMLTERGANERLTGAQVRQALAALPDARHLHLSAYPLLDAASRDAGLAALAAARAAGLTTSVDAASAAPLRLVGATAFLDWVRDVDLLLVNTDEAEALAGRTDSTQQARALTATARHVVVKCGSAGAVWAGPDGAVTTAPARPVTVVDVTGAGDAFAAGLLAGWLVGATPAVALARAGELGARAVAGIGARPTR; this is translated from the coding sequence ATGAGCCGTCCGGGTCGGGTGGTCGTGGTCGGCGACGTTGTGACCGACGTGGTCGCGGTGGTCGCCCGGCCGCTGGCGACCGGTTCGGACACCCCGGCCACGATCCGGGTCGGCGGGGGCGGCCAGGCCGCCAACACCGCCGCCTGGCTCGCTGAGGTGGGCGTACCGGTCACCCTGGTCGGGGCGGTCGGCGACGACGAGGCGGGCCGGGCGCGGGTCGTCGAGCTGACCCGCGCCGGGGTCGACTGCGCGGTTACCGCATACCCCGACCGACCGACCGGCAGCGTGGTGGTGCTGGCCTCCGGCGAGGAGCGGACCATGCTCACCGAGCGGGGGGCGAACGAGCGGCTGACCGGCGCACAGGTGCGGCAGGCCCTGGCCGCGCTGCCGGACGCGCGGCACCTGCACCTGTCGGCGTACCCGCTGCTGGACGCCGCGTCGCGCGACGCGGGACTGGCGGCGTTGGCCGCCGCACGCGCTGCCGGCCTCACCACCAGCGTCGACGCGGCCTCCGCGGCGCCGTTGCGGCTCGTCGGCGCGACCGCCTTCCTGGACTGGGTACGCGACGTCGACCTGCTCCTGGTCAACACCGACGAGGCCGAGGCGCTCGCCGGCCGCACCGATTCGACGCAGCAGGCCCGAGCGCTGACGGCCACGGCACGACACGTGGTGGTCAAGTGCGGGTCGGCGGGGGCGGTGTGGGCCGGGCCGGACGGCGCGGTGACGACGGCACCCGCACGGCCGGTGACGGTGGTCGACGTCACCGGGGCCGGGGACGCCTTCGCGGCCGGGCTGCTCGCCGGCTGGCTGGTCGGGGCGACCCCAGCGGTGGCACTGGCCCGTGCCGGTGAGCTGGGTGCCCGTGCGGTCGCCGGGATCGGCGCGCGACCGACCCGGTGA
- a CDS encoding DUF3099 domain-containing protein — protein MKRQAYEPILITDAPRSQDDQLNSRQRRYVVMMSIRAACLVAGAVLVGVEAPLLWLWLPLCGIGMVLIPWLAVLIANDRPPKEEHRMFHRAPRREAPPPRSLAATEERPHRVIDAEL, from the coding sequence GTGAAGCGACAGGCGTACGAGCCGATCCTGATCACCGACGCCCCGCGCAGCCAGGACGACCAGCTCAACAGCCGCCAGCGACGGTACGTCGTGATGATGTCCATCCGGGCGGCCTGCCTGGTCGCCGGAGCCGTCCTGGTCGGCGTGGAGGCCCCGCTGCTCTGGCTCTGGCTGCCGCTCTGCGGCATCGGCATGGTGCTCATCCCCTGGCTGGCCGTGCTGATCGCCAACGACCGGCCGCCCAAGGAGGAGCACCGCATGTTCCACCGGGCACCGCGCCGGGAGGCACCCCCGCCGCGCAGCCTCGCCGCCACCGAGGAGCGCCCGCACCGGGTCATCGACGCCGAGCTGTAG
- a CDS encoding HhH-GPD-type base excision DNA repair protein — MRRMTLSLPIDPEANRLLNDDPLALLVGMVLDQQIPLEKAFTSPYVLAERLGHTPDARELAAYDPEALVEVFARPPALHRFPKAMAARVQEVCRVLVERYDGDAARIWTGVADGAQLLRRLTDLPGFGRQKAQIFLALLGKRFDVHPTGWREAAGGYGDADAYRSVADITDVASLRRVREYKQQQKAAARAAKG; from the coding sequence ATGAGGCGTATGACGCTCTCGCTGCCCATCGACCCCGAGGCCAACCGGCTGCTCAACGACGATCCGCTGGCCCTGCTGGTCGGCATGGTCCTGGACCAGCAGATTCCGCTGGAGAAGGCGTTCACCTCGCCGTACGTGCTGGCCGAGCGGCTGGGACACACTCCGGACGCCCGGGAGTTGGCGGCGTACGACCCGGAGGCGCTGGTCGAGGTCTTCGCCCGGCCGCCGGCCCTGCACCGGTTCCCGAAGGCGATGGCGGCCCGGGTGCAGGAGGTGTGCCGGGTGCTCGTCGAGCGGTACGACGGGGATGCCGCCCGGATCTGGACCGGCGTCGCCGACGGTGCGCAGCTGCTGCGCCGCCTCACCGACCTGCCCGGTTTCGGCCGGCAGAAGGCGCAGATCTTCCTGGCCCTGCTCGGCAAGCGCTTCGACGTCCACCCGACGGGCTGGCGGGAGGCGGCCGGCGGGTACGGCGACGCGGACGCGTACCGGTCGGTGGCCGACATCACCGACGTGGCGTCGCTGCGCCGGGTCCGGGAGTACAAGCAGCAGCAGAAGGCGGCGGCCCGGGCGGCGAAAGGCTGA
- a CDS encoding GmrSD restriction endonuclease domain-containing protein, with amino-acid sequence MSSRAPQVPDACSPWRRTGFPCPAPQAIRFLPRLKAPPFQRAFKWEAADIVKLFDSLLRGFPIGNLLLWRRPAPAQRLQVGPLSIAAPESASALWVVDGQQRIVSLVGALTQANQSVDPRFRVHLDLDTGEFHTAGSRQQPPRSWVPVSSLLDTAVLLRWMRDNSGWLTEPQLTLADQAAKAIREYQIPTYVVSSGDESALLEIFTRMNTTGKRLTKSEVFQALHAGAVAEDLTTLHGLGRLSAELGFGTIDDRLALRCILAFRGGDVFREDFRQEFAPGDDPAEVLREVAGALGDAVRFLRGGCGIPHIKLLPYSHVLPTMVRFVRLHGVPEHRCATLLRRWVWRSAVAGTRARGISVADIRNQVAAVDVPDPLDAATELLKRVQPFPEFTPELDKIHFNHAMTKINALGLLSAEPRDPTTGELLDVARMLDHGSPLRPLLSQQGLPLSDTIGNRLVLPPGERTQPRELASASTSVATSHLIDEEGQGLLLRGKWSDFVHHRSAACSRAIATHVDQMAEWGARDGRALADILRSAA; translated from the coding sequence GTGTCCAGTCGCGCACCGCAGGTACCTGACGCCTGTTCGCCTTGGCGGCGAACCGGCTTTCCCTGTCCTGCTCCACAGGCGATCCGTTTCCTCCCCCGCCTGAAGGCGCCGCCGTTTCAACGCGCGTTCAAGTGGGAGGCAGCGGACATCGTCAAGCTCTTCGACAGCCTGCTGCGCGGATTCCCCATCGGCAATCTCCTCCTCTGGCGTCGCCCGGCTCCCGCTCAGCGGCTGCAGGTCGGCCCGCTCTCGATAGCCGCTCCGGAATCCGCCTCGGCGCTCTGGGTCGTAGACGGGCAGCAACGCATCGTGTCGCTCGTCGGCGCCTTGACCCAGGCCAACCAGTCAGTTGATCCCCGTTTCCGGGTGCACCTCGATCTGGACACCGGCGAATTCCACACTGCCGGGAGCCGTCAGCAACCTCCCCGATCCTGGGTGCCGGTCAGTTCTCTGCTCGACACCGCCGTGCTCCTGCGCTGGATGCGGGACAACTCCGGCTGGCTGACCGAGCCTCAGCTGACGCTTGCCGATCAGGCCGCCAAGGCGATTCGCGAGTACCAGATTCCGACATACGTGGTTAGTTCAGGGGATGAGAGCGCCCTGCTGGAGATCTTCACCCGCATGAACACCACAGGCAAACGACTGACCAAGTCAGAGGTCTTTCAAGCCCTGCATGCCGGCGCGGTGGCGGAGGATCTCACTACGCTACACGGTTTGGGGCGCCTCTCAGCAGAACTCGGCTTCGGCACCATCGATGACAGGCTGGCTCTCCGCTGCATCCTGGCTTTTCGCGGCGGTGATGTCTTCCGGGAGGACTTCCGGCAGGAGTTCGCACCAGGGGACGATCCCGCCGAAGTACTGCGCGAGGTGGCCGGAGCGCTCGGGGATGCGGTGCGCTTCCTACGCGGCGGCTGCGGCATCCCGCACATCAAGCTACTGCCCTACTCACATGTTCTACCGACGATGGTGCGCTTTGTCCGACTACACGGGGTGCCGGAACATCGCTGCGCGACACTGCTTCGGCGATGGGTTTGGAGGAGCGCAGTGGCCGGCACCCGTGCGCGGGGAATCAGCGTCGCGGACATCCGGAACCAAGTGGCCGCAGTAGACGTACCGGATCCGCTGGACGCGGCCACCGAACTTCTCAAGCGTGTGCAGCCGTTTCCCGAGTTCACGCCGGAGCTTGACAAGATCCACTTCAATCACGCGATGACGAAGATCAACGCCCTTGGTCTCCTGTCAGCCGAACCCCGCGATCCGACCACCGGGGAACTACTCGATGTCGCCCGAATGTTGGATCATGGCAGCCCGCTGCGGCCGCTTCTGAGCCAGCAAGGACTTCCACTGTCAGACACCATCGGAAATCGCCTCGTCCTGCCGCCTGGCGAACGTACACAGCCACGTGAACTGGCATCCGCCTCCACCTCTGTTGCTACGAGCCATCTCATTGACGAGGAAGGACAAGGTCTCCTCCTGAGGGGCAAGTGGAGTGACTTCGTCCACCACCGGAGCGCCGCTTGCTCAAGAGCCATCGCAACGCACGTCGATCAGATGGCCGAGTGGGGTGCCCGAGATGGCCGCGCCCTGGCCGATATTCTCCGTTCGGCCGCCTGA
- a CDS encoding type II toxin-antitoxin system HipA family toxin — MNHWTVAEVRLHGRRVGELRYRQGGSEFHYEDDLSRPDHQVLGQVFEDAPRIVRRERVGVPSWFANLLPEGALRRQIVRELGGGNVGNFTLLLRVGSDLPGAVTVHGNQEPFDDRMPDDLDDVPSDHPLRHSLAGVQLKYSISASRLAISASGDGGWWIVKLPDQALRNLPTNEYLTMRWLNAAGLPVPDVHLLPAKDVASLPDGMVDATDPVYVINRFDRTATGRIHVEDFAQVADVDPKFKYSESGVSYDTLATAIRQLTGHAGYEEFVRRLVAMLIVGNTDAHLKNWAILYPDGRTPRLAPVYDFHSLTVYQPYRMRRSP; from the coding sequence ATGAACCACTGGACGGTCGCCGAGGTGCGACTCCACGGTCGTCGGGTCGGCGAGTTGCGTTACCGCCAGGGCGGGTCCGAGTTCCACTACGAGGACGACCTCTCCCGACCAGACCATCAGGTACTGGGCCAGGTGTTTGAGGATGCCCCACGGATCGTCCGACGGGAACGAGTAGGGGTACCTTCCTGGTTTGCCAACCTTTTACCCGAAGGCGCCTTGCGTCGACAAATCGTGCGCGAACTCGGTGGCGGAAACGTGGGGAACTTCACCCTACTGCTCCGGGTCGGTAGCGATCTTCCCGGAGCGGTCACCGTACACGGGAATCAGGAACCTTTCGACGACCGCATGCCGGATGACCTCGACGACGTCCCCTCGGACCACCCGTTGCGACATTCGCTGGCCGGAGTACAGCTCAAATATTCGATATCAGCAAGCCGACTCGCGATTTCAGCGAGCGGCGATGGAGGTTGGTGGATCGTCAAGCTTCCAGACCAGGCTCTTCGGAACCTACCGACCAACGAATACCTCACCATGCGGTGGCTCAACGCTGCCGGACTTCCGGTGCCTGACGTACACCTCCTGCCTGCCAAGGACGTAGCTAGCCTTCCGGATGGAATGGTCGACGCCACGGATCCGGTTTATGTGATCAACCGATTCGATCGCACTGCGACGGGCCGAATACACGTGGAGGACTTCGCTCAGGTCGCCGACGTCGATCCAAAGTTCAAGTACAGCGAGTCGGGAGTTTCCTACGACACGCTCGCCACCGCGATCCGACAGCTAACCGGCCACGCCGGTTATGAGGAATTCGTCCGTCGGCTGGTCGCCATGTTGATCGTCGGCAACACTGACGCACATCTGAAGAACTGGGCGATCCTCTACCCGGATGGCCGCACCCCAAGGTTGGCTCCGGTCTACGACTTCCACTCTCTCACCGTCTACCAGCCCTACCGTATGCGACGCTCGCCCTGA
- a CDS encoding phosphotransferase — MRSEWTALPDAVTAEVSERVGGIIDVYPAPSGNHAEIASTVTGPDGKVFVKAASGDLSARSLRYELAATRAVAWYPPEVLWHFQVDDWLVVGVEHLVGPHPDLSPGSPDLDLLGVTLKGLQETPAPDGTWFTPSARVGFSHPAMDGGNLVHSDLNPANLIMTASGLRIVDWAWATRAAPWLELALLAQWLIGSGHAPGQAEEWLAQFAAWAATDRRALDDFASRNASKWSAKARQSSEIWVHDLAAWTGEWAAHRRG, encoded by the coding sequence ATGCGCAGTGAGTGGACCGCTCTGCCCGACGCCGTCACGGCGGAGGTTTCCGAACGGGTCGGCGGCATCATCGACGTGTACCCGGCTCCGAGCGGCAATCACGCGGAGATCGCTTCGACTGTCACCGGCCCTGACGGCAAGGTCTTCGTCAAGGCGGCCTCTGGCGACTTGAGCGCCCGGTCACTGCGCTACGAGCTGGCGGCAACCAGGGCGGTCGCGTGGTACCCGCCTGAAGTGCTGTGGCACTTCCAGGTTGACGACTGGCTGGTGGTGGGGGTCGAACATCTGGTCGGCCCCCACCCCGACCTCTCTCCTGGCAGCCCCGATCTGGACCTGCTGGGAGTGACCTTGAAAGGGCTCCAAGAAACCCCAGCGCCAGACGGGACATGGTTCACCCCTTCGGCCCGCGTCGGGTTCTCGCATCCGGCGATGGACGGCGGGAATCTCGTCCACTCCGATCTCAACCCAGCCAACCTGATCATGACTGCAAGTGGCCTGCGGATCGTCGACTGGGCGTGGGCAACCCGGGCGGCCCCGTGGCTCGAACTCGCGCTGCTCGCCCAGTGGCTCATCGGCAGCGGCCATGCCCCCGGGCAGGCGGAGGAGTGGCTGGCGCAGTTTGCGGCCTGGGCCGCGACCGACCGCCGAGCCTTGGACGACTTCGCATCGAGGAACGCCTCGAAGTGGTCGGCCAAGGCTCGGCAGAGCAGCGAGATATGGGTGCATGACCTTGCGGCCTGGACCGGCGAGTGGGCAGCCCATCGTCGCGGATAG